One window of the Osmerus mordax isolate fOsmMor3 chromosome 2, fOsmMor3.pri, whole genome shotgun sequence genome contains the following:
- the efnb2a gene encoding ephrin-B2a, with the protein MEGIDSQEGGVCKTKSMKIIMKVGQNPSDPTSPKDYPTSYPPKHPEVGKESNKPNEVLEKSGHSYHPEGEENGAGAGGKSSSVVGSEVALFACIASGSVIFIIIIIMLVLLLLKYRRRHRKHSPQHATTLSLSTLATPKRGGGAGGNNNGSEPSDIIIPLRTADSVFCPHYEKVSGDYGHPVYIVQEMPPQSPANIYYKV; encoded by the exons ATGGAAGGCATTGACAGCCAGGAAGGGGGAGTGTGCAAGACCAAGTCTATGAAGATAATCATGAAAGTGGGACAAA ATCCCTCTGATCCTACTTCCCCCAAAGACTACCCCACCAGCTATCCCCCCAAGCACCCAGAAGTGGGCAAAGAGTCCAACAAACCAAACGAAGTTCTGGAGAAGTCAG GCCACTCGTACCACCCAGAAGGCGAGGAGAACGGTGCCGGCGCGGGCGGCAAGTCGTCCAGCGTGGTGGGCTCCGAGGTGGCCCTCTTCGCCTGCATCGCGTCGGGCAgcgtcatcttcatcatcatcatcatcatgctgGTCCTGCTGCTGCTCAAGTACCGGCGGCGGCACAGGAAGCACTCGCCGCAGCACGCCACCACGCTGTCCCTCAGCACGCTGGCCACGCCCAAGAGGGGCGGCGGCGCGGGCGGGAACAACAACGGCTCGGAGCCCAGCGACATCATCATCCCGCTCAGGACTGCGGACAGCGTGTTCTGCCCGCACTACGAGAAGGTGAGCGGGGACTACGGGCACCCCGTGTACATCGTCCAGGAGATGCCCCCTCAGAGCCCGGCCAACATCTACTACAAAGTCTGA